One stretch of Campylobacter sp. CCS1377 DNA includes these proteins:
- a CDS encoding N-6 DNA methylase — translation MINKENLREVLESLGFENKEEIYSKTINKYTLKINFKDKTLHYPKEVTIHDTTTSNFSHPENFVVFECVHRLLEKGYKAEHLELEPKWNLGRDKKGGKADILVRDNENNPYLIIECKTTDSKNSEFVKEWSRMQENGGQLFSYLQQERGVKYLCLYTSDFDTRLDYESYIIQAFDNEEYLKEKELEKSYQKANNNIELFVVWKESYESHYFKQGIFESNINAYKILETTPIFENLKELKEEGKYHEFAKILRKHNISGKENAFDKLVNIFLCKIYDETFNKDNLKFGYRGVMADTYANMQDRLMLLYKEAMREFLGEKITFVSNDDIEKDFKKLKIKALKEVMQNYIKELKFYSNNDFAFLEVHNKELFLKNALVLTEIIELFAPYKLTQNSTNQFLGNLFELFLQKGMKQDEGQFFTPIQICEFIMYSLPLETMLKESAKPLKVIDYACGAGHFLNTYANELKRYVKEENLKEYYKNIYGIEKEYRLSKVSKVSSAMYGQNEINILYADALSSFELANISNLEGEKAKPQIESHSFDLLIANPPYSVKGFLETLSNKSKNTYKLFNDDINIETNNAIECFFIERANQILKDNAKAAIILPSSILNKDSIYKATREILFQNFDFIAIVELGNQTFGATGTNTIILFLRKKETFRQENGFVSQDYSLIKERIEGENLKDNEHFYQNYLSVYCDFRGFDKETYENFLNGDLDSNLFNLDIFKDYHNAFKQTSDYKRLKESKTYKVSKEKDLLEKEAFLNYAQKIEKDKLLYFSLSLNQEVLIIKAPSDIKEQKKFLGYEWSNRKGDEGLKELYNPYFSPLFERDNPKNETKLNVLIYKSFLNTLDSIPEELSPYATKAKLIDMIDFEKVEFNKAISLNPRNSQQSEETNPFANSKFELVRLKDFVLDIQTAKRPSGGVGKYENGVLSLGGEHIDNKSGYIKLDNPKYVPIEFYKSFVLQDKGIVKQFDILICKDGALTGKIAMVRNEFIGKSAMINEHIFLLRCDNIAKQKYLFYILHSYSGQQALKSKITGSAQGGINKTNLESILIPNADFEIQKQIVAECEKIEEQYNTIRMSIEEYQNLIKAVLQKSGVIDENGGGDELNSVLENLEKLESKFDFNLLLSLIEEQISHSEVLVEESQNKEREQDFNAFKNFSKIIQKLLQSLPTPPQNGWERISLKNEQYIELNPSKKEISKLDENMLVSFIEMASVSDKGYIQSKIDRSLNEVRKGYAYFIENDILIAKITPCMENGKCAIAKNLTNNIGFGSTEFHIFRAKTGLDSSFLFHNLNQQNIREKAALAMTGASGHKRVPISFYEKLTIPLPPLEIQEKIVQTIETVEKQISFIDSKLALLEAQKEIILKKYLEKNNISN, via the coding sequence ATGATAAATAAAGAAAATTTAAGAGAAGTTTTAGAATCTTTAGGGTTTGAAAACAAAGAAGAAATTTATAGTAAAACTATAAATAAATACACACTAAAGATTAATTTTAAAGATAAAACTCTTCACTATCCTAAAGAAGTTACAATCCATGATACAACTACTTCTAACTTCTCTCACCCTGAAAATTTTGTTGTCTTTGAATGCGTGCATAGACTTTTAGAAAAGGGTTATAAGGCAGAGCATTTAGAGCTAGAGCCAAAATGGAATCTTGGTAGGGATAAAAAGGGTGGTAAGGCTGATATTTTGGTGCGGGATAATGAAAATAATCCTTACTTGATTATAGAGTGTAAAACCACAGATTCTAAAAACAGCGAATTTGTAAAAGAATGGAGCAGAATGCAAGAAAATGGCGGACAGCTTTTTTCTTATCTGCAACAAGAGCGGGGTGTAAAATATCTTTGTCTTTACACGAGTGATTTTGACACTAGGCTTGATTATGAAAGCTATATCATACAAGCTTTTGACAATGAAGAGTATTTAAAAGAAAAAGAATTAGAAAAATCCTATCAAAAAGCAAATAATAATATCGAACTTTTTGTAGTTTGGAAAGAAAGCTATGAAAGCCATTATTTTAAGCAAGGTATTTTTGAGAGCAATATCAATGCCTATAAAATCTTAGAAACAACGCCAATTTTTGAAAATCTTAAAGAGCTTAAAGAAGAGGGAAAATATCACGAATTTGCCAAGATTTTACGCAAGCATAATATTTCAGGCAAAGAAAATGCCTTTGATAAGCTTGTAAATATCTTTCTTTGTAAAATTTATGATGAAACCTTTAATAAAGATAATCTAAAATTTGGTTACCGTGGGGTTATGGCAGATACTTATGCAAATATGCAAGATAGATTAATGTTGCTTTATAAAGAGGCTATGAGAGAGTTTTTAGGTGAAAAAATTACTTTTGTCTCTAATGATGATATAGAAAAAGATTTTAAAAAGCTAAAAATAAAAGCCTTAAAAGAAGTAATGCAAAATTATATTAAAGAATTAAAATTCTACTCAAATAACGACTTTGCTTTTTTGGAAGTGCATAATAAAGAATTATTTTTAAAAAATGCACTTGTATTAACAGAAATTATAGAGCTTTTTGCCCCTTATAAACTCACACAAAATTCCACTAATCAATTTTTAGGCAATCTTTTTGAATTGTTTTTACAAAAAGGTATGAAGCAAGATGAAGGGCAGTTTTTTACTCCTATACAAATTTGTGAATTTATTATGTATTCTTTGCCGCTAGAAACTATGTTAAAGGAAAGTGCTAAGCCCTTAAAAGTCATTGATTATGCGTGTGGTGCAGGACATTTTCTAAATACTTATGCCAATGAGCTTAAACGCTACGTAAAAGAAGAAAATTTAAAAGAATATTACAAGAATATCTATGGGATAGAGAAAGAATATAGGCTTTCTAAAGTATCAAAAGTCTCAAGTGCTATGTATGGACAAAATGAAATTAATATTTTATATGCAGATGCTCTTTCTTCCTTTGAGCTGGCAAATATAAGCAATCTAGAAGGTGAAAAGGCAAAACCACAAATTGAATCTCATAGCTTTGATTTACTCATAGCAAACCCACCTTATTCTGTAAAAGGATTTTTGGAAACTTTAAGTAATAAATCTAAAAATACCTATAAACTTTTTAATGATGATATAAATATAGAAACAAATAATGCTATCGAATGCTTTTTTATAGAGCGAGCCAATCAGATTTTAAAAGATAATGCAAAAGCTGCTATTATTTTACCAAGCTCTATTTTAAATAAGGATTCTATTTACAAAGCTACAAGAGAGATTCTTTTTCAAAACTTTGATTTCATCGCTATTGTTGAGTTAGGAAATCAAACATTTGGTGCAACAGGCACAAATACGATTATTTTATTTTTACGCAAAAAAGAGACTTTTAGACAAGAAAATGGCTTTGTCTCGCAAGATTATAGTTTGATTAAAGAACGCATAGAGGGCGAAAATCTAAAAGACAACGAGCACTTTTATCAAAATTATCTAAGCGTGTATTGTGATTTTAGAGGATTTGATAAGGAAACATATGAGAACTTTTTAAATGGTGATTTAGACTCTAATCTTTTCAATTTAGATATTTTTAAAGATTATCACAATGCTTTTAAGCAAACAAGTGATTATAAAAGGCTAAAAGAATCTAAGACTTATAAAGTTTCCAAAGAGAAGGATTTATTAGAAAAAGAAGCCTTTTTGAACTACGCACAAAAAATAGAAAAAGATAAATTGCTATATTTTTCTTTGAGTCTTAATCAAGAAGTACTAATCATCAAAGCTCCAAGTGATATAAAAGAGCAAAAGAAATTTTTAGGTTATGAGTGGAGTAATCGCAAAGGCGATGAAGGTCTAAAAGAGTTATATAATCCTTATTTTAGCCCACTTTTTGAAAGGGATAATCCAAAAAATGAGACCAAACTTAATGTGTTAATTTACAAATCTTTTTTAAATACGCTTGATTCTATCCCAGAAGAGCTAAGCCCTTATGCCACAAAAGCAAAGCTTATTGATATGATAGACTTTGAAAAAGTGGAATTTAATAAAGCAATTAGTTTAAATCCTCGTAACTCTCAACAAAGTGAAGAAACTAATCCTTTTGCAAATTCTAAATTTGAGTTAGTAAGACTTAAAGATTTTGTATTAGATATTCAAACCGCAAAGCGTCCTAGTGGTGGTGTCGGCAAATATGAAAACGGTGTACTGAGTCTTGGTGGAGAACATATAGACAATAAAAGTGGATATATCAAATTAGATAATCCTAAGTATGTGCCAATAGAATTTTATAAAAGTTTTGTGTTGCAAGATAAAGGAATTGTAAAACAATTTGATATTTTAATATGTAAAGATGGTGCATTAACTGGCAAAATTGCAATGGTGCGTAATGAATTTATTGGGAAATCTGCAATGATTAATGAGCATATTTTTTTATTGCGTTGTGATAATATAGCAAAACAAAAATATTTATTTTATATATTACATTCTTATAGTGGACAACAAGCTTTAAAATCTAAAATTACAGGTTCGGCTCAAGGTGGAATCAATAAAACAAATTTAGAATCTATTTTAATACCAAATGCAGACTTTGAGATTCAAAAGCAAATCGTGGCAGAGTGTGAAAAAATAGAAGAGCAGTATAATACAATACGAATGAGTATAGAAGAGTATCAAAACTTAATTAAAGCAGTATTGCAAAAAAGTGGCGTTATAGATGAAAATGGGGGGGGGGATGAGCTAAATTCTGTTTTAGAAAATTTGGAAAAATTAGAATCTAAATTTGATTTTAATCTTTTGCTTTCGCTGATTGAAGAACAAATTAGTCATTCTGAAGTATTAGTTGAAGAATCTCAAAACAAAGAAAGAGAGCAAGATTTTAATGCTTTTAAAAACTTTTCTAAAATCATACAAAAGCTTTTACAATCTCTTCCAACCCCACCACAAAACGGCTGGGAGAGAATTTCTTTAAAGAATGAACAATATATAGAACTTAATCCTAGCAAAAAAGAAATATCAAAACTTGATGAAAATATGCTTGTCTCATTTATAGAAATGGCTAGTGTTTCGGATAAGGGTTATATTCAAAGTAAGATAGATAGGTCATTAAACGAAGTAAGAAAAGGCTACGCATATTTTATAGAAAATGATATTTTGATTGCAAAAATTACTCCTTGTATGGAAAATGGCAAATGTGCTATTGCAAAAAATCTAACAAATAACATAGGTTTTGGCAGCACAGAATTTCATATTTTTAGAGCAAAAACAGGGCTTGATAGCAGTTTCTTATTCCATAATCTAAATCAACAAAATATAAGAGAAAAAGCAGCTCTTGCTATGACTGGAGCAAGTGGACACAAAAGAGTTCCTATAAGTTTTTATGAAAAACTTACAATCCCACTCCCGCCGCTAGAAATTCAAGAAAAAATTGTTCAAACTATTGAAACAGTGGAAAAGCAAATTTCTTTTATAGATTCTAAACTCGCACTTTTGGAGGCACAAAAAGAAATTATTCTTAAGAAATATTTGGAGAAAAATAATATAAGCAATTAG
- a CDS encoding endonuclease MutS2 has translation MREELISKLDLNGFLDEFKALLARDKDIFLQGDSHLHFKRINELCEVEFPNPPELLNLDKALVHLSKQGILHLDEIFEFVKIFRYFEKLKKLKFGSNLNSWLEKIEFVNGILELCEKFDEKGELKESLDERLININTALRLKNEAVVAEFKKYCYTKSLMPYLIDTQIHLINNLEALLVRGGFNHAIKAKIIGRSSGGGFYIVPLSVENLQSEIEKLKNQKEEIYYEYAKNFSAFLAKNLLFLKFINNAFDLFDHYSARVMLAKRKDYEFVMCENSDKIVLKNFAHPALKNPKSVSLDFSKQVLIITGVNAGGKSMLLKSLLSAAFLAKHLLPMKIKADESKIGAFKEFDAIIEDPQNVKNDISTFAGRMLHFSKLFSRKNLLLGIDEIELGTDFEEAACLYSVMISKLIENKLKIIITTHHKRLAMLLAKNEQVELIAALYDEEFSRPKYEFLKGTIGKSYAFETALRYQIPPNLVSEAKKLYGEDKENLEELVGKNINLELELKAKLQSVEKKEQKVDEILLSLKDQKEKNEQEFRNNLRNLELKFHKAIEEAKKGINLKDTKEKQRSLNKANELKKEIILPSMEQNEELRVGDFVKYEKIKGKIVGISKNDAMVESDGIRLRVPLKLLKKSGAMPKKVAKTSISVSRPSNLSVTLDLHGLRSDEAISRLDKFISDALIAGFDEVLVYHGIGTGKLAFAVREFLKTHKSVKSFSDAPINQGGFGAKVVRL, from the coding sequence ATGAGAGAAGAATTAATTTCAAAGCTTGATTTAAATGGCTTTTTAGATGAATTTAAAGCCCTTCTTGCAAGAGATAAAGATATATTTTTACAAGGTGACTCTCATCTTCATTTTAAACGTATTAACGAGCTTTGCGAGGTGGAGTTTCCAAACCCACCTGAGCTTTTAAATTTAGATAAGGCTTTGGTGCATTTAAGCAAACAGGGCATTTTGCACTTAGATGAAATTTTTGAATTTGTAAAAATTTTTCGTTATTTTGAAAAACTTAAAAAGCTAAAATTTGGTAGCAATTTAAATTCATGGCTTGAAAAAATCGAATTTGTAAATGGAATTTTAGAGCTTTGTGAAAAATTTGATGAAAAAGGTGAGTTAAAAGAAAGTCTAGATGAAAGACTTATAAATATAAACACGGCTTTAAGGCTTAAAAACGAAGCAGTGGTAGCAGAGTTTAAAAAGTATTGCTATACAAAGTCCTTAATGCCTTATTTAATTGATACACAAATTCATCTTATAAATAATCTTGAAGCCTTGCTTGTAAGAGGTGGATTTAATCACGCTATAAAAGCAAAAATTATTGGCAGAAGTAGCGGCGGTGGCTTTTATATAGTGCCTTTAAGTGTTGAAAATTTGCAAAGCGAAATAGAAAAATTAAAAAATCAAAAAGAAGAAATTTATTATGAATATGCTAAAAATTTTTCTGCTTTTTTGGCTAAAAATTTGCTTTTTTTGAAATTTATTAATAATGCTTTTGATTTATTTGATCATTATAGTGCCAGAGTAATGCTTGCTAAAAGAAAAGATTATGAATTTGTCATGTGTGAAAATAGCGATAAAATCGTGCTAAAAAATTTCGCTCATCCAGCTTTAAAAAATCCAAAAAGTGTAAGTTTAGATTTTAGCAAACAAGTTTTAATCATCACAGGCGTAAATGCAGGCGGAAAATCCATGCTTTTAAAATCCTTGCTAAGTGCAGCTTTTTTAGCCAAACATCTTTTACCGATGAAAATCAAAGCAGATGAAAGTAAAATTGGTGCTTTTAAGGAATTTGATGCTATCATTGAAGATCCGCAGAATGTAAAAAACGATATCTCTACTTTTGCGGGAAGAATGCTACATTTTTCTAAACTTTTTTCTAGGAAAAATTTACTTTTAGGTATCGATGAAATAGAGCTTGGGACAGATTTTGAAGAAGCAGCTTGTTTGTATAGTGTAATGATTTCAAAACTTATTGAAAACAAGCTTAAAATCATCATCACAACACACCATAAACGCCTTGCCATGCTTTTGGCAAAAAACGAGCAAGTCGAACTCATCGCTGCTTTATATGATGAAGAATTTTCAAGACCAAAATACGAGTTTTTAAAAGGAACTATAGGAAAATCCTATGCTTTTGAGACGGCTTTGCGTTATCAAATTCCGCCAAATTTAGTTAGTGAAGCCAAAAAACTTTATGGTGAAGATAAAGAAAATTTAGAAGAGCTTGTCGGAAAAAATATCAATCTTGAATTAGAGCTTAAAGCCAAACTTCAGAGCGTAGAGAAAAAAGAACAAAAAGTCGATGAAATTTTACTTTCTTTAAAAGATCAAAAAGAAAAAAACGAGCAAGAATTCCGCAATAATTTAAGAAATTTAGAGCTTAAATTCCACAAAGCCATAGAAGAGGCTAAAAAAGGTATAAATTTAAAAGACACTAAAGAAAAGCAAAGAAGTCTAAATAAAGCCAATGAGCTTAAAAAAGAGATCATTTTGCCAAGTATGGAGCAAAATGAAGAATTACGCGTGGGAGACTTTGTAAAATATGAAAAAATTAAAGGCAAAATTGTAGGTATTTCAAAAAATGACGCCATGGTTGAAAGCGATGGGATAAGGCTTCGCGTGCCTTTAAAACTTCTTAAAAAAAGTGGTGCAATGCCAAAAAAAGTAGCAAAAACAAGTATAAGTGTAAGTAGGCCAAGTAATTTAAGTGTAACTTTGGATTTGCACGGACTTAGAAGCGATGAGGCCATTTCTAGGCTTGATAAATTTATTTCTGATGCTTTGATAGCTGGATTTGATGAGGTTTTAGTCTATCATGGCATAGGCACAGGAAAACTTGCCTTTGCGGTAAGAGAGTTTTTAAAAACGCATAAAAGTGTGAAAAGTTTTAGCGACGCTCCTATAAATCAAGGCGGTTTTGGTGCTAAGGTGGTGAGGTTGTAG
- a CDS encoding NAD-dependent deacetylase, translated as MKNIMILSGAGLSAPSGLKTFRDNDGLWEEYDVMEVCSATGFRKNPKKVLDFYDERRVQLKAVKPNHAHFKIAELKEKLGKNLFVVTQNVDDLLERAGCKDVVHLHGFLPELRCLKCENIFNIGYEKIADKKCPKCKSENLRHNIVMFEEQAPAYAMLYSLLNQTSMFISIGTSGAVLPVGHYASMCEKSILNIYEKDANLASYFDKVYIEDVVSAIDKIEQDIENFMESVNV; from the coding sequence ATGAAAAATATAATGATATTAAGTGGAGCAGGGCTTAGTGCTCCAAGCGGACTTAAAACTTTTAGAGACAATGATGGACTTTGGGAAGAATACGATGTAATGGAGGTTTGTTCTGCGACAGGCTTTAGAAAAAATCCTAAAAAAGTGCTTGATTTTTATGATGAAAGAAGAGTGCAATTAAAAGCTGTAAAGCCCAATCACGCTCATTTTAAAATAGCCGAGCTTAAAGAAAAACTAGGTAAAAATCTCTTTGTTGTTACACAAAATGTCGATGATTTACTAGAGCGTGCAGGATGTAAGGATGTAGTGCATTTACATGGTTTTTTGCCTGAACTTCGCTGTTTAAAATGTGAAAATATTTTTAATATAGGCTATGAAAAAATTGCAGATAAAAAATGCCCTAAATGTAAAAGCGAGAATTTAAGGCACAATATAGTGATGTTTGAAGAGCAAGCTCCTGCTTATGCTATGCTTTATTCTTTGCTCAATCAAACTTCAATGTTTATCAGTATAGGCACGAGTGGAGCGGTTTTGCCGGTGGGACATTATGCGTCGATGTGCGAAAAAAGTATTTTAAATATTTATGAAAAAGATGCGAATTTGGCTTCTTATTTTGATAAAGTTTATATAGAAGATGTTGTAAGTGCGATCGATAAGATTGAGCAGGATATAGAAAATTTTATGGAAAGTGTAAATGTTTGA
- a CDS encoding MFS transporter, which produces MNSVNLLSWLNFFIADVRDGLGPFLGIFLKNHGFLEGQIGLINSLASFSALVFGLPFGILIDKTLKKRFIVGFCIFLIIIAVSLNYFFANFTFTLLAQIGIALSGAFLGPAFCAITLGVVGLNHYAKQTAKNEIYKHFGTLFGAILSFFCAYFYGIASIFMITALMGIISLFLLSLLKEKSINHKIARGELKHIKKESLLKSLMDKRVLLLSFVMFCFHLSNAYMLPLLSQRAHSMGVDSSGAYAALTIMIAQGTMIIVVFMCSKFILKKHDFKIYFYLIFISLLELIIRGFVAANFTHIVAMVFVQILDGIGAGITGVILPIMVAKILLGSGHVNAGFSLVLISGGVGGALSAMIAGFIAQNYNFFYAYIFLAFIAFIGLLFWTLSFRWFYLEK; this is translated from the coding sequence ATGAATTCAGTAAATCTTCTCTCTTGGCTGAATTTTTTCATTGCTGATGTTAGAGATGGTTTGGGTCCATTTTTGGGGATTTTTTTAAAAAATCACGGCTTTTTAGAAGGTCAAATCGGACTTATAAATTCTTTGGCTTCTTTTAGTGCTTTGGTATTTGGCTTGCCTTTTGGAATTTTGATAGATAAAACGCTAAAAAAACGCTTTATTGTCGGTTTTTGCATTTTTTTAATTATTATTGCCGTTTCTTTAAATTATTTTTTTGCAAATTTTACTTTTACTTTATTAGCACAAATTGGTATTGCTTTAAGTGGAGCTTTTTTAGGTCCAGCATTTTGTGCTATTACCTTAGGTGTTGTGGGTTTAAATCATTATGCTAAACAAACAGCAAAAAATGAAATTTATAAACATTTTGGAACACTTTTTGGTGCGATTTTAAGCTTTTTTTGTGCGTATTTTTATGGCATTGCTTCTATTTTTATGATTACAGCTTTAATGGGTATAATTTCTTTGTTTTTACTGTCTTTGCTTAAAGAAAAATCCATTAACCATAAAATAGCAAGAGGTGAGTTAAAACATATTAAAAAAGAAAGCTTGCTTAAGTCTTTAATGGATAAAAGAGTGCTTTTGTTGTCTTTTGTAATGTTTTGCTTTCATTTGAGTAATGCTTATATGCTGCCTTTGCTTAGTCAAAGAGCACATAGTATGGGCGTAGATTCAAGCGGTGCTTATGCAGCTTTAACGATAATGATCGCGCAAGGCACTATGATAATAGTGGTGTTTATGTGTTCTAAATTTATCCTTAAAAAACATGATTTTAAAATTTATTTTTATCTGATTTTTATATCTTTACTTGAGCTTATTATAAGAGGTTTTGTAGCGGCTAATTTTACTCATATTGTGGCTATGGTTTTTGTGCAAATTTTAGATGGCATTGGTGCGGGTATTACGGGAGTGATTTTGCCTATTATGGTGGCTAAAATTTTATTGGGTAGTGGTCATGTGAATGCAGGATTTTCTTTGGTGCTTATAAGCGGTGGCGTAGGAGGAGCTTTAAGTGCCATGATAGCTGGATTTATTGCTCAAAATTATAATTTTTTCTATGCTTATATTTTTCTTGCTTTTATAGCATTCATTGGTTTGTTGTTTTGGACTTTAAGTTTTAGGTGGTTTTATCTAGAAAAATAA
- a CDS encoding LysE family transporter, with translation MFESLLNGIILGLGVCVPFGPVNILILTYALTSFKNAFSVGLGAMLADVIYLLLLNFGILKFLNNEFFLKILAVFGFCFLSYIAFLTLKAKAKNLELRGKSVKENIGKSFFKGLMLNITNPYIIGFWLSVATLSASNAYPLAMAFGLIFIIFIWVFSLSFFVGKYSYLFSAKVIFLINVVSAIIIEYFALNLLYRTFIG, from the coding sequence ATGTTTGAGTCTTTATTAAATGGTATTATTTTAGGACTTGGTGTATGTGTTCCTTTTGGACCTGTGAATATTTTAATCTTAACTTATGCTTTAACTTCTTTTAAAAATGCTTTTAGCGTAGGTCTTGGAGCTATGTTAGCAGATGTGATTTATCTTTTGCTTTTAAATTTTGGAATTTTGAAATTTTTAAATAATGAATTTTTTTTAAAAATTCTTGCCGTATTTGGTTTTTGTTTTTTAAGCTATATAGCCTTTTTGACCCTAAAAGCTAAAGCTAAAAATTTGGAATTGCGTGGCAAAAGTGTTAAAGAAAATATAGGAAAAAGTTTTTTCAAAGGTTTGATGTTAAATATCACAAATCCTTATATTATAGGATTTTGGCTTAGTGTGGCAACTTTATCTGCCAGTAATGCTTATCCTTTAGCAATGGCTTTTGGTTTGATATTTATCATTTTTATATGGGTATTTTCGTTATCTTTTTTTGTAGGAAAGTATAGTTATTTATTTAGTGCAAAAGTTATTTTCCTAATCAATGTGGTTTCGGCTATAATTATAGAATATTTTGCACTCAATTTATTATATAGAACTTTTATAGGATGA
- the murC gene encoding UDP-N-acetylmuramate--L-alanine ligase, with product MQKIHFIGIGGIGISALARFLKEKGFLISGSDLKESKITKDLQNEGVEVKIPHHKDNILGKDLVIYSAAIKEENPEFKHAKELGIKCLSRKEALPLILEDKCVFAVAGAHGKSTTSSILASLIPDASVIIGAILKEFGSNMIYKESKNLIFEADESDSSFLNSNPHLAIVTNAEAEHLDHYGNEVCRLHKAYDDFLDLAKIRVINVEDEYLREYKQEATRLYPSKDIKNCTMCIENFKPYTSFELKNLGRFSVFGMGEHVAIDAALAILAALNYENIENIRKRLKNYQGIKKRFDILHADETLALIDDYGHHPTEIKATLKAAKEYARLAGYSKITAIFEPHRYTRLVANLNEFAKAFEGVDELVILPVYSAGEEKIELDLKAVFPKALFIDDIKREGKFLVASKGQVFDKGLIIGFGAGDISNKLRQNGE from the coding sequence ATGCAAAAAATTCATTTCATAGGCATAGGTGGTATAGGAATTTCCGCACTAGCAAGATTTTTAAAAGAAAAAGGTTTTTTAATAAGCGGAAGCGATCTAAAAGAAAGTAAAATCACCAAAGATTTGCAAAATGAAGGCGTAGAAGTAAAAATCCCGCATCATAAAGATAATATTTTAGGTAAGGATTTAGTGATTTATTCCGCAGCAATTAAAGAAGAAAACCCCGAATTCAAACATGCCAAAGAACTTGGTATAAAATGCCTTTCAAGAAAAGAGGCTTTGCCACTCATCTTAGAAGATAAATGCGTTTTTGCGGTTGCTGGAGCACATGGGAAAAGCACGACTTCAAGCATTTTAGCATCTTTAATCCCTGATGCGTCGGTGATTATTGGAGCGATTTTAAAAGAATTTGGGTCTAATATGATCTATAAAGAAAGCAAAAATTTAATCTTTGAAGCCGATGAGAGTGATAGTTCTTTTTTAAATTCAAATCCACATCTAGCTATTGTTACAAACGCAGAAGCAGAGCATTTAGATCATTATGGTAATGAAGTTTGCAGACTTCACAAGGCTTATGATGATTTTTTGGACTTAGCTAAAATTCGCGTGATTAACGTAGAAGATGAGTATTTAAGGGAATATAAGCAAGAAGCTACTCGGCTTTATCCTAGCAAAGACATTAAAAATTGCACCATGTGTATAGAAAATTTCAAGCCATATACAAGTTTTGAGCTTAAAAATTTAGGCAGATTTAGTGTTTTTGGTATGGGAGAGCATGTAGCAATCGACGCAGCTTTAGCGATTTTAGCAGCGCTTAATTATGAAAATATAGAAAATATCAGAAAAAGATTAAAAAATTATCAAGGCATTAAAAAGCGTTTTGATATTTTGCACGCTGATGAAACTTTAGCTCTCATTGATGATTATGGTCATCATCCAACCGAGATAAAAGCTACTTTAAAAGCTGCAAAAGAATATGCAAGATTAGCGGGGTATTCTAAAATCACAGCTATTTTTGAGCCTCATCGCTATACGCGTTTAGTGGCAAATTTAAATGAATTTGCAAAGGCTTTTGAAGGAGTCGATGAGCTTGTAATTTTGCCTGTATATAGTGCAGGAGAAGAAAAAATCGAGCTTGATTTAAAAGCAGTTTTTCCTAAAGCTTTATTTATAGATGATATTAAAAGAGAAGGAAAATTTTTAGTTGCTTCAAAGGGACAAGTTTTTGATAAAGGGCTTATCATTGGCTTTGGTGCAGGAGATATTAGTAATAAATTAAGACAAAATGGCGAATGA